One window of the Halobacillus litoralis genome contains the following:
- a CDS encoding FecCD family ABC transporter permease: MSEHANHSEKQQLEGLTSRYLRATIIFIIASFLVVFLLGVSISVGVTDIQLQTVWEAVFAFDSSLTNHQVIWELRLPRALGAALVGAFLAVSGAVMQGLTRNPLASPSIMGVTHGAAFALIVAIVFFPTISNSGMTISAFIGAGLGVILVFAVGSFSKGGLTPVKLALAGVAVGGMLSSLSSAISLHFQVAKQMSFWYAGGLAATDWVSVKILLIAGAVGLTLAFIISRAVTILSLGEDVSKGLGQNTLVAKSLGIIVVFVLTGAAVSVAGTVGFIGLVIPHVTRFFVGTDYRLIIPVSAVFGSLLLVISDIGARLVNAPYETPVGAITACIGVPFFLYLARGEGRGI, from the coding sequence GTGAGTGAACATGCAAACCATTCCGAAAAACAACAACTAGAAGGCTTAACGAGCCGTTATTTGCGAGCGACGATCATTTTTATCATAGCCAGTTTCTTAGTGGTCTTTTTATTAGGGGTATCCATCTCTGTAGGGGTGACGGATATTCAATTACAAACGGTTTGGGAAGCGGTTTTCGCTTTTGATTCCAGCCTGACGAACCACCAGGTGATTTGGGAACTGCGTCTGCCCCGAGCATTGGGGGCTGCTCTTGTCGGTGCTTTCCTTGCTGTGTCAGGAGCGGTAATGCAAGGGTTGACCCGTAATCCACTTGCTTCCCCTTCAATCATGGGGGTGACACATGGAGCGGCCTTCGCTTTGATTGTGGCCATTGTCTTCTTTCCGACCATCAGCAATTCCGGTATGACAATTTCTGCATTTATCGGTGCGGGGCTAGGTGTCATTCTTGTTTTTGCGGTCGGTTCATTTTCTAAAGGTGGTTTGACCCCCGTGAAATTAGCGCTTGCCGGAGTAGCGGTAGGCGGGATGCTCAGTTCTCTGTCATCTGCCATATCCCTGCACTTTCAAGTGGCGAAACAAATGAGCTTTTGGTATGCAGGAGGGTTGGCAGCGACCGATTGGGTTTCTGTGAAAATCTTATTGATTGCAGGAGCTGTTGGTTTGACCCTTGCTTTCATCATCTCGCGTGCTGTTACGATTCTCAGTTTAGGAGAGGACGTCTCTAAGGGGCTCGGGCAAAATACCTTAGTCGCTAAGTCTCTGGGCATTATTGTTGTATTTGTTTTGACGGGTGCAGCTGTCTCTGTGGCAGGTACGGTAGGGTTTATAGGTCTGGTCATTCCCCATGTAACCAGATTCTTCGTTGGAACGGATTACCGTTTGATCATCCCTGTATCCGCAGTGTTCGGGAGTTTGTTGCTCGTTATCTCTGATATAGGAGCACGGTTAGTGAATGCGCCTTATGAAACGCCGGTAGGAGCGATCACGGCATGTATTGGGGTTCCTTTTTTCCTTTATCTAGCTCGTGGTGAAGGGAGGGGGATATGA
- a CDS encoding ABC transporter substrate-binding protein: protein MLKQRFFVMISLIFILTLATACNSSGSENSEDSEDSAGENTEGSSERTLEHAMGEVTIPAEPDRILAPYLEDSLIALGEQPVAQWSIGDTVLDYLQPQLEGVPKIGWDLPIEQTIEQNPELIIFSAPSSLQNGSYEDYQSIAPTYVYEEGTSADWREQLTQMGEILNKQEEAEQVLSDFDEKVKTAQSSLKESIGDESVAFIWTTGEQFYVFDNTRYGAEILYNEMDVTQPEFIHNLPEPEEQWNPIALEKLGQMDADHVFLIGLEGEPGLEILKNSSVWQNTKAAQNDQVYVMNEPSHWTIDGVIAHGMTIDKVVETLTK from the coding sequence GTGTTAAAACAGCGTTTTTTTGTTATGATCAGCCTTATATTTATACTTACACTGGCCACCGCTTGTAATAGTAGTGGTTCTGAAAATAGTGAAGATAGCGAAGATAGCGCAGGTGAAAATACGGAAGGATCGAGCGAACGCACTTTAGAGCACGCCATGGGTGAAGTGACCATTCCTGCTGAACCTGATCGCATTTTAGCTCCATACTTAGAAGATTCGTTAATCGCCTTAGGAGAGCAGCCTGTCGCTCAATGGTCCATTGGCGATACAGTTCTTGACTATTTACAGCCCCAGCTTGAAGGTGTACCGAAAATCGGCTGGGATTTACCCATAGAACAAACGATAGAACAGAACCCCGAACTGATCATCTTCAGTGCCCCATCCTCTTTACAAAATGGAAGTTATGAAGATTATCAAAGCATTGCTCCTACTTATGTGTATGAAGAGGGGACAAGTGCAGATTGGCGTGAGCAATTGACGCAAATGGGTGAGATTTTGAACAAACAGGAGGAAGCCGAACAAGTTCTTTCTGATTTTGATGAAAAAGTAAAAACTGCTCAATCCAGTTTAAAAGAAAGCATTGGTGATGAATCGGTTGCTTTCATCTGGACAACTGGCGAACAATTCTACGTTTTTGACAATACGCGCTATGGAGCAGAAATCTTATATAATGAAATGGACGTCACCCAACCTGAATTCATTCATAATCTGCCAGAACCCGAAGAACAGTGGAACCCTATTGCCTTGGAGAAACTTGGACAAATGGATGCTGACCATGTTTTCTTAATCGGACTCGAAGGAGAACCCGGCCTTGAAATTTTGAAAAACAGTTCTGTATGGCAAAATACAAAAGCTGCTCAAAATGATCAAGTATATGTGATGAATGAACCGAGCCACTGGACAATCGATGGAGTCATCGCCCACGGAATGACCATCGATAAAGTAGTCGAAACACTAACAAAATAG
- a CDS encoding PadR family transcriptional regulator — protein sequence MLRDFFLGSIKIHILYHASVEPIYGAYLIEELASHGYDISPGTLYPTLRQLHSTGLLEKFEENVDGKVRKYYTITPKGKQVLKEGKHQVRELAEEVLGKDWRNIDHEQT from the coding sequence ATGTTAAGAGATTTCTTCTTAGGTTCTATCAAAATACACATCCTTTATCATGCAAGTGTAGAGCCTATTTATGGTGCCTATTTAATAGAGGAATTGGCTTCTCACGGCTATGATATCAGTCCCGGCACATTATATCCCACGTTAAGACAGCTGCACTCTACTGGACTCCTTGAGAAATTCGAAGAAAACGTTGATGGTAAAGTACGAAAATACTACACCATCACCCCCAAAGGAAAACAGGTACTAAAAGAAGGAAAACACCAAGTCCGTGAATTGGCAGAAGAAGTTCTCGGAAAAGATTGGAGGAATATCGATCATGAGCAAACCTGA
- the chrA gene encoding chromate efflux transporter: protein MSKPEGSLLEIFKASTKLGFTSFGGPVAHLAYFKEEYIDRKKWLDDKMYADIIALCQFLPGPASSQVGIAIGMLRGGLLGGIVSWIGFTVPSILVLVIFALLYQSYDLGDATFIHSLKVVAAAVVLHALIGLGKKLTPDKPRIAIAMVSALILLLYPSAWMQILIIFACGLFGWKMFSSQAESKIHPFPVTFSKKSGLASLSILVTLLIVLPLIAKNTDNILIQLFDTFFRVGSLVFGGGHVVLPMLEREVVPTGWLTANEFLGGYGMAQAVPGPLFTFSSYLGTMIEGFAGAVVATAGIFLPSFLFLIAALPFLNELRKRPAFQGVLTGVNASVVGILLAAFYDPVITSSILEPADFALAAVLFALLHFFKIPAWATVLVGVAAGSLLNIM from the coding sequence ATGAGCAAACCTGAAGGTTCTTTATTAGAAATTTTCAAAGCCTCTACTAAACTCGGATTCACCTCTTTCGGTGGCCCTGTTGCCCACCTGGCTTATTTCAAAGAAGAATACATCGATCGCAAGAAATGGCTCGACGACAAAATGTATGCAGACATCATCGCTCTATGCCAGTTTCTCCCCGGCCCTGCCAGCAGCCAAGTGGGAATCGCCATCGGTATGTTGCGTGGAGGTTTATTAGGGGGAATCGTTTCCTGGATCGGCTTTACGGTCCCATCCATCCTCGTTTTAGTGATATTCGCGTTGTTGTATCAGTCATACGATCTCGGTGATGCAACTTTCATCCATAGCTTGAAGGTTGTCGCAGCAGCTGTCGTCCTTCACGCATTGATTGGTTTAGGAAAGAAGTTGACTCCTGACAAACCGCGGATTGCCATCGCCATGGTCTCTGCATTGATATTATTACTTTACCCCTCTGCATGGATGCAAATCTTAATCATATTCGCGTGCGGGTTGTTTGGATGGAAGATGTTTTCCAGCCAAGCAGAATCGAAAATCCACCCCTTCCCGGTAACGTTTTCAAAAAAGTCCGGTCTCGCGTCACTCAGTATATTGGTTACGTTACTTATTGTGCTTCCGTTGATCGCAAAAAACACGGACAACATCCTTATTCAGTTATTTGACACCTTCTTCCGTGTTGGTTCCCTCGTATTCGGAGGTGGACATGTCGTTTTGCCAATGCTTGAACGTGAAGTCGTACCTACAGGGTGGCTGACGGCTAACGAATTTCTTGGTGGATACGGAATGGCCCAAGCGGTACCAGGACCTTTATTCACATTTTCCAGTTATCTAGGGACGATGATTGAAGGGTTTGCCGGTGCAGTGGTCGCCACCGCTGGAATTTTCCTACCCTCCTTTTTATTTTTGATAGCGGCTTTACCTTTCTTAAATGAACTGAGAAAGCGTCCGGCTTTTCAAGGTGTGCTTACAGGCGTAAATGCCAGTGTCGTCGGTATCCTGCTTGCTGCTTTCTACGACCCTGTCATAACGAGCTCGATTTTGGAACCAGCAGATTTCGCACTCGCTGCTGTCCTCTTCGCACTTTTACATTTTTTCAAAATCCCTGCATGGGCCACCGTATTGGTTGGTGTGGCAGCAGGTTCACTTCTTAATATCATGTAG
- a CDS encoding bifunctional diguanylate cyclase/phosphodiesterase has product MAEEQTRYSRLAQITKLINTKLDLREVLEHVVTAISEEIVRCDSVGIYLPREDGTYQGYVGKPALINGMSLDMHIVNPQFDLLAKEVIETGKAIYIPDTSKDDRPDQRAVQAFKINSLLVAPISYGDELYGLVFLFDYGAPMNLTTSEIESVKAYVNMAAVAIRNANNLTRKEKLISEKQLLLNVTRDLSLCSSLQEALDKCFYYLGKVLDNPDIGAHFIDPVLTHNLTPASLSKESGWSEEEWKETHQRVKFKYEEDLVFQEVIETKQSIMIPDVYKDPRPNHEICKDFGIQGLYMIPLVSIGKVLGAVAIVNLNNTDHVYPDSSRQLAESIVDTTAPVLFNLLYMEKQEMIIQERTSEITHKNTELENAIADLKQLSREKALILNSAGEGIFGIDLDGEITFANPSATGLLGYDNEKEIIGCSYKQIFNWEDLVTDEDTFIKSFEHVQHFDGSDHFFSTKEGGSFPVEYVITPQKEDNFTVGYVVTFKDVTSRKQMEEKIKYHAYYDSVTNIPNRVLFQDRLNQALRYAELNQKPVAIMFLDLDRFKKINDTFGHSFGDKVLKMVAERLQQAIPKEATVSRQGGDEFIILLPTIQRKEHAVNCAQRILHTFDEPFTVMNQEVAIKTSIGISLYPENGESAETLIKHADVAMYKAKEMSGNQFQLFFPDIENRAVEQIQLENDLFKALQHDWEFELYYQPKFNVRTNELIGMESLIRWNHPQLGTLSPAHFIPLAEETGLIIPLGEWVIRKACLQMKKWYEDGHKNLVISANLSPHQFSQKNLVPMVKEILIETGLPPFLLELELTENLIIHNTEQTLKTIGELKELGVQISIDDFGTGYSSLGYLKDFPVDTLKIDKSFIDDITTNSNNAAITKTIITLADSLHLNVIAEGVEEEEQAKFLADHGCHWIQGFYYSRPLQSKAFEHHFLKKFTQRGY; this is encoded by the coding sequence ATGGCTGAAGAACAAACCAGATATTCTCGTCTCGCGCAAATAACAAAGCTGATCAACACAAAGCTTGATTTACGCGAAGTATTAGAACACGTCGTAACAGCCATATCAGAAGAAATCGTGAGATGTGACTCCGTGGGCATTTATTTGCCCCGTGAAGATGGCACGTATCAAGGGTATGTTGGTAAACCCGCCCTCATTAATGGAATGTCCCTCGACATGCACATCGTCAATCCTCAATTCGATCTTTTAGCTAAAGAAGTCATCGAAACAGGAAAAGCGATTTACATTCCGGATACATCCAAAGATGACCGGCCTGACCAAAGAGCTGTTCAAGCATTCAAAATAAATTCCCTGCTGGTCGCACCTATTTCTTATGGGGACGAGCTATATGGGCTTGTATTTTTATTTGATTATGGGGCTCCCATGAATTTGACCACCTCTGAAATAGAGTCTGTCAAAGCTTATGTAAATATGGCTGCAGTGGCGATAAGAAACGCGAACAACCTTACGAGGAAGGAAAAGTTGATTTCCGAAAAGCAATTATTACTGAATGTCACACGTGATTTGTCTCTCTGCTCTTCTCTCCAGGAAGCCCTGGACAAATGTTTTTACTATTTAGGAAAAGTCCTCGACAATCCTGACATCGGCGCCCACTTCATCGACCCTGTTTTGACACACAACCTCACACCCGCCAGTCTCAGTAAGGAAAGCGGCTGGTCAGAAGAGGAATGGAAAGAGACACACCAGCGTGTAAAATTCAAATATGAAGAAGACCTTGTTTTCCAGGAAGTCATTGAAACGAAACAATCGATTATGATCCCTGATGTGTATAAGGATCCCCGACCGAATCACGAGATTTGTAAAGATTTTGGTATCCAGGGACTATACATGATCCCTCTCGTGTCTATCGGCAAGGTTCTTGGCGCTGTGGCGATCGTCAACCTGAATAATACCGATCATGTCTACCCCGATTCAAGTCGTCAGCTTGCTGAGTCCATCGTAGATACGACGGCCCCTGTCCTTTTCAACCTTCTTTATATGGAGAAACAAGAAATGATCATCCAAGAACGCACTTCAGAAATCACTCATAAAAATACAGAACTTGAGAATGCGATCGCTGACCTTAAACAACTCAGTCGTGAAAAGGCACTCATCTTGAATTCTGCAGGTGAAGGTATTTTCGGAATCGACCTGGATGGAGAAATCACTTTCGCCAACCCTTCGGCTACCGGCTTGCTTGGCTATGATAATGAAAAAGAAATCATCGGCTGCTCCTACAAGCAAATTTTCAACTGGGAGGACCTGGTTACAGATGAGGATACGTTTATTAAATCCTTTGAACACGTGCAGCATTTTGATGGTAGTGACCATTTCTTCTCCACCAAAGAGGGGGGCTCCTTCCCGGTGGAATATGTCATTACCCCTCAAAAAGAAGATAACTTCACCGTCGGTTATGTGGTTACATTCAAGGATGTGACTTCGCGTAAGCAAATGGAGGAAAAGATTAAATACCACGCCTATTACGACAGTGTCACTAACATTCCGAACCGTGTTTTATTCCAGGATCGTCTAAACCAAGCGTTGAGGTATGCAGAACTGAATCAAAAGCCTGTCGCGATTATGTTCCTGGACCTTGACCGTTTTAAAAAAATCAATGATACATTCGGCCATAGCTTCGGAGATAAAGTATTAAAGATGGTCGCTGAACGCTTGCAACAAGCCATTCCGAAAGAGGCGACTGTATCCAGGCAAGGAGGCGATGAATTCATCATCCTTCTTCCTACTATTCAGCGTAAAGAGCATGCCGTGAACTGCGCGCAGCGTATTTTGCACACTTTTGATGAGCCTTTTACAGTAATGAATCAAGAAGTCGCGATTAAAACATCTATCGGAATCAGCTTATACCCTGAAAATGGAGAAAGTGCCGAAACATTGATCAAGCATGCAGATGTGGCCATGTACAAAGCCAAAGAAATGTCAGGTAACCAGTTTCAACTCTTTTTCCCTGACATTGAAAATAGAGCGGTAGAGCAAATACAGCTGGAAAATGATCTTTTTAAAGCTTTGCAGCACGACTGGGAATTCGAACTTTATTACCAGCCAAAATTTAATGTCCGAACCAATGAATTGATTGGTATGGAATCTTTGATTCGCTGGAATCATCCTCAGCTTGGGACACTTTCCCCCGCTCATTTCATCCCTTTGGCTGAAGAAACCGGATTGATCATCCCACTCGGTGAATGGGTCATCCGCAAAGCATGCTTACAAATGAAGAAATGGTATGAGGATGGGCATAAGAACTTGGTCATCTCCGCTAATTTATCTCCACATCAGTTTAGTCAAAAGAACCTTGTGCCAATGGTCAAAGAAATATTAATAGAAACCGGTCTGCCTCCTTTTCTTCTGGAATTGGAACTGACTGAGAACCTGATCATCCATAACACTGAACAAACATTGAAAACAATCGGGGAGTTGAAGGAATTGGGCGTCCAGATTTCCATAGATGATTTCGGGACTGGGTATTCTTCTTTAGGGTATTTAAAAGACTTCCCTGTAGATACGCTTAAGATCGATAAATCTTTCATCGATGACATCACGACCAATTCCAACAACGCGGCTATTACAAAGACGATCATCACCTTAGCGGATAGCTTACACTTGAATGTGATCGCAGAAGGAGTGGAGGAAGAAGAACAAGCGAAGTTTCTCGCTGATCATGGTTGTCATTGGATCCAAGGCTTTTATTATAGCCGGCCACTTCAGTCCAAGGCATTTGAACATCATTTTTTAAAAAAATTCACTCAAAGGGGCTATTAA
- a CDS encoding thiamine pyrophosphate-binding protein yields the protein MKSVRAVLDYLVSGDVSYIFGIPAGSVNAFFDELYDTPSITPVICKHEGAASYMAASYAKYSNSLGVCIGSSGPGATNLITGAANAMREHLPVLFLTGSVPVNTVGLNASQELHADPLYQSVTKYSQRVDHAEDLLTEVHKAVEIALTGVPGPVHIAMPIDVQLQDISAPPFPTFPERAPLIPNEEDILEAAEKLARSESGYIFVGQGTRGSVESVLELAEMLNWPIVTTPQAKGFIPDTHPLLRGVFGFAGHETASALINEEEAETVLILGSSLGETATNNWNPNITKNKEVIQVDYDAAVFNRKYPVDLAVHGDMNVTIPCLIKSLNSMGLNRLSLPSLERITQVLTEEYNTHNVLLALQENLPKETRFTIDIGEFMAYVINHMAVQTSDSFDINVHFGAMGSGIASSIGAKLADPERPTVSITGDGCFFMHGMELLTAKEYDIPVLFVVMNNARLGMVHHGHSLQYDRAHERFAQESVDISQMAATLGVPNVRINSLEDINDENLSAVLTSAGPAVLEVALVDENIPPMGDRVKFLSSFGK from the coding sequence ATGAAATCTGTTCGAGCTGTGTTGGACTATCTTGTTTCCGGGGATGTGTCCTATATTTTTGGGATTCCTGCCGGGTCTGTGAATGCTTTCTTCGATGAACTCTATGATACACCATCCATCACGCCAGTCATCTGCAAACACGAAGGTGCGGCTTCTTATATGGCTGCTTCCTATGCTAAATACTCAAATTCGCTGGGGGTTTGTATTGGAAGTAGCGGTCCAGGGGCCACGAACTTAATAACAGGAGCCGCTAACGCCATGCGTGAACACCTTCCTGTGCTGTTCTTAACGGGATCTGTGCCGGTAAATACAGTCGGCTTGAACGCCTCTCAAGAATTGCATGCAGACCCACTCTATCAATCTGTCACCAAATATAGCCAGAGGGTCGACCACGCAGAAGATTTACTTACTGAGGTCCATAAAGCTGTTGAAATTGCCCTGACTGGAGTACCCGGTCCAGTCCATATTGCTATGCCGATCGACGTCCAGCTCCAAGACATTTCAGCACCTCCATTCCCCACGTTCCCTGAACGTGCCCCCTTGATTCCGAATGAGGAAGACATATTGGAAGCAGCGGAAAAGCTTGCCCGTTCAGAAAGCGGATATATTTTTGTCGGGCAAGGTACAAGAGGGTCCGTAGAAAGTGTCCTTGAATTAGCGGAAATGTTGAACTGGCCAATCGTAACCACACCACAGGCAAAAGGCTTCATTCCTGATACACATCCATTACTACGAGGGGTCTTCGGCTTTGCTGGACATGAAACAGCCTCTGCATTAATTAATGAGGAAGAAGCAGAAACTGTGCTCATCCTGGGTTCCAGTCTTGGTGAAACAGCCACCAACAACTGGAACCCGAATATTACGAAAAATAAAGAAGTCATCCAGGTCGATTATGATGCCGCCGTTTTCAATCGTAAATACCCTGTAGACCTTGCTGTACATGGAGATATGAATGTTACGATCCCCTGTTTGATCAAAAGTTTGAACAGCATGGGACTAAACCGGCTGTCCCTCCCTTCTCTCGAACGTATTACGCAGGTATTAACAGAAGAGTACAACACCCACAACGTGCTGCTCGCTCTTCAGGAGAACCTCCCGAAAGAAACAAGATTCACCATTGATATCGGGGAGTTCATGGCTTATGTTATTAACCATATGGCTGTCCAAACATCTGACTCTTTTGATATCAACGTCCACTTCGGAGCAATGGGAAGCGGAATCGCCAGCAGCATCGGCGCCAAACTCGCCGATCCTGAACGTCCAACTGTCAGCATAACGGGGGATGGCTGCTTTTTCATGCACGGTATGGAACTTCTGACTGCAAAAGAATATGATATTCCTGTACTGTTTGTCGTCATGAATAACGCCCGTCTTGGAATGGTCCATCATGGCCATTCTCTCCAATATGACCGTGCTCATGAACGCTTCGCTCAAGAAAGTGTCGACATTTCACAAATGGCAGCAACACTAGGGGTGCCTAATGTGCGTATAAATTCCCTTGAAGACATCAACGATGAAAACCTTTCCGCTGTGCTTACTTCTGCCGGTCCAGCTGTCCTGGAAGTTGCCCTCGTTGATGAGAACATCCCGCCTATGGGCGATCGAGTCAAATTTTTATCTTCATTCGGAAAGTAA
- a CDS encoding PCYCGC motif-containing (lipo)protein, with translation MKISWLLIISLVLGSVLAGCSSPQEEGGQQDSEESQTEHVHGDIREETASQDTLPAFMEEKPEEMQTLYKAVAQNKDLLENIPCYCGCGESVGHRDNYDCFVHENKKDGSIVWDDHGTKCGVCLEIAAQSIIDYQEGKSIEQIRSDIDSSYENGYGEPTPTPAL, from the coding sequence ATGAAAATAAGTTGGCTGCTTATCATCAGTCTCGTTCTTGGCAGCGTCTTGGCGGGCTGCTCCTCTCCTCAGGAAGAAGGAGGCCAACAGGACAGCGAAGAATCCCAAACTGAACACGTACATGGCGATATACGGGAAGAGACGGCTTCTCAAGACACATTACCAGCTTTCATGGAAGAAAAACCGGAAGAAATGCAGACACTTTATAAGGCTGTAGCCCAAAATAAAGACTTGTTAGAAAATATCCCTTGTTACTGTGGGTGCGGAGAGAGCGTGGGCCACCGCGATAACTATGATTGCTTTGTCCACGAGAACAAAAAAGATGGAAGCATCGTATGGGATGATCATGGAACGAAATGTGGCGTATGCCTGGAAATTGCTGCCCAATCCATCATTGATTATCAAGAAGGAAAATCCATAGAGCAGATTCGCAGTGATATCGATTCATCTTATGAAAATGGCTATGGTGAACCTACTCCCACTCCAGCTCTATAA
- a CDS encoding RNA polymerase sigma factor — MDFCNMYEQYYQRVYYTALKVTKNHCSAEDILQETFIKAYDKLDEVQEVGKVGAWLSTIAHRKAIDLLRKEKKMVILPIEELPLPVPKGDDMSSDVEQICEYHHLQENVKKRIITLTPKLRAVFQLSYIREMQEKEIALELNISPPLLNQDFTVPGR; from the coding sequence ATGGACTTTTGTAATATGTACGAACAGTATTATCAACGTGTTTATTACACAGCTTTGAAGGTGACCAAGAACCATTGCTCTGCTGAAGACATTCTGCAGGAAACATTCATCAAAGCCTATGACAAGCTTGATGAAGTGCAGGAGGTGGGGAAGGTCGGGGCGTGGTTGTCTACGATTGCTCACCGGAAAGCGATCGACTTATTGAGGAAAGAGAAGAAGATGGTGATTCTGCCTATAGAGGAGCTTCCGCTTCCTGTGCCAAAAGGGGACGATATGTCTTCAGACGTAGAACAGATTTGTGAGTATCATCACTTACAAGAAAACGTCAAAAAGCGAATCATTACTTTAACTCCCAAACTCCGAGCTGTCTTTCAATTGAGCTACATTAGAGAGATGCAGGAAAAAGAAATTGCCCTGGAACTGAATATTTCCCCTCCGCTGTTAAATCAAGACTTCACCGTGCCAGGCAGGTAA